From the Lacipirellulaceae bacterium genome, the window CATCGCAGAATCGCACCTTAATGTCGGTCGCATGCGTTTCCGAAGACATTCGTAATGACTTCATGCGATTGTGGACTCCACAAACAGCGAACAAGCGATCAGCAATCATCTCTGATTGCGACCTTATCTACTGGCATCCTTTCGAGGCCCTCTACGTGGGGTTGGCAACCTACCGTGAGAAGTATGAATGGTCTCCAAAGGAGTTCGAAGTGCACGTCAAAGAAGAAGAGCAACGTTGGGCCTCGATACGCAAACACCGTACTTGGTGGAGAAACGTATCCGAGCTCCAACGTTTCATAAATGACCAATCCGGTTAATGCGTGAATTCAGAATCAGACTAACGAACTTACTGAGGAAATTAACTCTCATGGGAAGAGCTTTCGAAGTCCGCAAATCCTCAATGGCCAAGACGGCCGCGGCAAAAACCAAGGTCTACTCGAAGTACGGCAAGCAACTCTACGTGGCGGCCAAGAGCGGCGGGCCGGACCCTGAGAACAACCTGACGCTGCGCAATTTGATTGATAAAGCCAAACGCGATCAGGTTCCGGCGCATGTCATCGACAAGGCCATTGAAAAGGCGAAAGGCGTGGGCGGCGAGGACTACTCCGCCTCGCGGTACGAAGGCTTTGGCCCTGGGGGGTGCTCAGTAATCGTTGATTGCCTCACGGACAATGCCAACCGGACGATCACGGATGTACGGAACTGCTTCACGAAGGCTAAATGTAAGATTGGCGCTCAGGGGTCGGTTGCCCATGTGTTCGAGCATCTGGCAGTGTTCTCATTCCCAGGCGACGATGGCGACGCGGTTCTTGAAGTTTTGCTGAACGCCGACGTCGACGTGAACGATGTCGAGTGCGAAGAAGGAAAGGTGACCGCCTTCGCCCCAGCAACTGAGTTCGACAAGGCACGCCAGGCACTCACGGACGCAATGCCCGAAGCGGAGTTTGAAGTCGCCGAAATCACCTACGTTTCATTGAACACTGTTGATATCCCCGCCGACGAGGTGCCCACGTTCGAAAAGTTCATGGCAATGCTGGAAGAGTGCGAGGATGTGCAGGATGTGTATCACAATGGCGTCCTGCCTAGCTAACGCGTCAGCTTGTTGCGACATGCAGCTGCTGTCAGCTCATTTCTGCTAATTTCGGGGCAGTACCGCAAGACGTAGTTGTTATCCACCGTCTTGCCTTAGGGCATAAACCCACTCGGTTTCGTGCGTGTTCCAGATGCGCGGGAGATAGCGATTAGGCCCTGAAAAACTCGCTCTCGCTGCTTGCTTCCGCCAGGGGGTAACGCATATTTCTCTGGGTTTCACCGTGTTACGCGTAGGGGCAGACGATGAGCGTACATATCCTTAATTCTTTAGCCATGCGCCGGTCACTTAGCCGTCGATTCGTGGTCGCGCTTCTGATTGTGGTTGCGACCACTGTCGGCTCGTTTCTGGCGGTGCACTGGCAGTTGCACAAGAGTGATCACGATGGGTATCTGATCAATATCAGCGGTCGTCAGCGGATGCTGTCACAGCGAATCGCCCTGCTTGCCTCCCGCTTAGATGCGTCGGGTGAAGGTACTGAAGCCCAGAGCACACTGATCGATTTGCACAGCGCTATCAAACGGATGAGCGCAGCACACGAGCGTCTGCGGGAGAGTGCGACAGCGGCTCCAGAACTCCAATCGCTGTTCGCTGGAAGTGACGGAATCGATGAGTCCGTGCTGGGCTACTTGGACCTTGCTCGTTCGTTAATCAACAAGACAGCAGCAGAGCCATCTCTGGTGATCGAAGATCTCGTAGAAACGGCCGCCGATGGCAATCTGTTGGCGAAACTCGATGCCTACGTTGAAGCACTGGAAGACCTCTACGATTCGAAGCTCTCGACGTTTCAAATCGTTTTACTCGTTCTTGCACTCCTGTCGATCGCTGCACTGCTGGTCATGGCCTTTGCAATCTTCAAGCCGACCATCGAGCTTGTCACCGAGAACCAGAAGCGTCTCGAACAGTCAAACACAGAGCTGATGGAGTTCTCGTATCGAATCTCTCATGATCTCCGAGCGCCGGTAGTAGCAGCTACTGGCGTCGTTGAGATCGCGAGAGATTCGCTTGATTTGGGAGACCACGAGACGACTACTGGGTGCCTCGAACGGGTCTCCGATTCTCTCGCTAAGGTTGCAGGGACGATTGAAGACATTGTAAGCCTTATTAAAAACCAGATGACCGATGCTGAGCCCGAAGTATTCTTCGTTTCCAAATTACTTGAGCAATCCATGGAAACGGTACGAAACATGGATGGATTCGAAGAAGTTGATTTCGAGATCTACTGCCCGAAAGACTTAGCGGTACGGAACAAACGAGTTTATCTCAAACAATCCTTAGATAATCTTATCTCAAACGCATTAAAGTACCGTGACCCGGATGAGAAGCAATCAAGGGTCAGTATCGACGCTGCCAAAGTGGGGGCAGAGGTGAAAATTTCCATTGCGGATAACGGCCTGGGAATCGACGAGGCTTTCCACGATAAGCTCTTCGGCATGTTTCAGCGATTCCATCCCCGGGCTGCGTTTGGAACGGGCTTAGGCTTGTATCTGGTATCGAAGAATGCTGCTGCCATGGATGGTGACGTTTCGTTCAAGGCGTTAGAAAAGGGTTCTCAATTCGACATTTCATTTCCATCATTAGGGGCATAAGATGAAGACTGTTCTTGTAGTTGATGATGATGAGGTATTCCACTACCTTTGCGAGCGTGTCTTCGCGAAAACGAGATGTGACTATGAGCTACTTAGTGCCTTTGATGGTGTTGAGGCTCTAGAGGTTCTAGAGAAAGCTGAAACCCCTCCCGACGTCATTCTGCTGGACATCAACATGCCACGTATGAATGGCCATGAGTTCTTGAAGGAATACTCCAAGTTCTGCCCATCAGAAATTCCCGTCGTGGCGATGCTGACGAGCTCCGATCAAAAAGAAGACCGCGTCAACGCGATGAGCTATCAGTTCGTCAAGGATTATCTCCTCAAGCCTATCCGTGAGGAAGACATCGAGCGACTGAAGGTGGCCTACGACGACCTCCAGGCTATGCGATTTGAGGGAGAGCAGTGCGCAATCTGAGGGCGACTTGCGATAAATGGCAAAGCGTGACATATTGATGGGTAGACGCCTGTTCATCATCAGGAAGGATCCCCCGAATGTCGCGAGTATTGCAAGACGCTGAGTCTTATTCTGCCGAAGCCCAGCACGAAGAACCGACGCTGCCGTTCGCCGTTCATCTCGACTTGAAGGTGATCGATCCCGACACGATTCGCGAGCTGACTCAGCATCGCGAAGGCGCGGACCGCGACGAATTTGCTTTGGAAGCATTGAAAATCGGGGTACTCGCTCTGCGACGTGCCTCGAGCGCTTTCGACGCAGATTACATCAAGCGCGAAACCGATCGCCTGCTGGATACGATGCGTCGTCAGTTGGAGGACCATAGTCGGGGGGCTCAAGAGAAGCTCGCCGGAGCGCTGAAACACTATTTCGACCCAGAGAGCGGCCAGTTCAATCGGCGCGTGCAACAGCTCACCAGCAAAGATGGAGAACTCTCGACACTGTTGGCGAGTTCGCTTGACGGGGAAGATTCGCAGTTGTCGAAGACACTGTTCTCGCACTTCGGCGAGCAGAGCCCCTTGATGAAACTGCTCAGCCCCGACCAATCACAAGGGCTGCTTGCTACCCTTCGCAATAACGTCGAAACCGAACTCGGCAAACAACGTGAGCGCATTCTTCAAGAATTCTCGCTCGACAATCCGCAGAGCGCGTTGACACGCCTGATCGAGCAACTCACCAATAAACACGGCAGCCTGTCGAAGGATCTGCAGGGCAAAATCGACGAGGTGATCAAAGAGTTTTCGTTGGATAAAGAGGATTCGGCTCTCAATCGGCTCGTGCAACGGGTTAGCAAAGCTCAGGAGACGATCACGCGTGAGTTCTCACTCGATAACGATCAGTCGGCACTCAAGCGGATGAAGGGCGAGCTAACGACAATCCTAGAAGCTCACGTCAAGACAAACGCGGAGTTTCAAGAAGAAGTGAAAATCGCCCTTGAGAAACTCAGCACGAAACGAGAGGAAGAACAGCGGAGCACGATTCACGGGCACACGTTCGAGGATGCTGTGTTTACGTTCGTCCAGAACGAGGCTCAAAAACGCGGCGATACGGCAGAGGCAACTGGAAATAGCACAGGGCTCAAAAAGAACTGCAAGAAGGGGGACGCGGTCATTCAACTTGGCCCCGAACACGCCGCTGCTGGGGCAAGAATTGTCGTCGAAGCAAAAGAAGATGCTAGTTATGCTCTCCGCAAAGCACTCGACGAATTAGCCGAAGCCCGCCCCAACCGCGATGCCCAGCAAGGGGTATTCGTTTTCTCCTCGCGTACTGCGCCTGAGGGATTGGAGCCGGTTGCCAGGTACGGCAACGATGTCTGCGTGGTGTGGGACGCTGAGAATCCACAAACCGATGCCTACTTCAAGGCGGCATTGGAAATCAGCCGCGCCATGTGCTTGCGGGCCAATGCCAGCCCGAAGCGGGACTTGATCGATTGGACACCCATCGATAAGGCCATTCCCGATATTCAGAAACGGGCTGAGAACCTCGATAAGATTCGCACGTCCGCTGAGACCATTCTCTCGTCAAGTAACAATATCATCAAACGTGTCGATATCGATCAGAAAGCACTCGAGAAACAGATTGATGTTCTCAGCGAGGCCATGCGTGACATCAAAGACCTGCTCGGCGAGGACGAGGGCGAAGCAGTTGCTCAGCCTTAGTGTCCATCTTAAGTCCGCTCTCCTGCTTGCGGGAGAGGGCTAGGGTGAGGGTAGGAGAACGCTTCTAGGCACTTAGTTGGCGGCAACGAAGCTCAGTGACGCGAAAGCAGCTTCAATCGTTTCCACCCGAACTTGTTCCGCTTGCTCCGCGGCACCAGCAATCAGAGCTTGTTCGGCAAGGCGATTCACGCGGCGGGGGATTCCTTCAGCCAAAGCATGAAGGGCTCCCAAAGCCTCTTGATCAAACGCGGGACGGTCGCAGCCGGCCTCGAAGAGGGCCATCTGTAGGTAGCCGATCGTTTCTTCCTCGGTCCAGTTCTCAAGATCGATCTGCAGGTCCACTGCCTCTAACAGCGAAGCCTGAAGTCGGCCAGCCGCCTGAGTCTCAGAGACCAGTACCAACGCCAACCAATTGGCTGGAGCAGGTAGCCGCATAAGCCGGATGAGCTGCGTTTGGAGATCGGGTCCGGCTTGGTCGGCATTATCGACGATCAAGATCGTCGGCGGGTTCGTACCATGCGTGAACGCAAAGTCGGCGAGTTGACGAAAGAGAGCGACCTGAGTTTCGTGTTTTCCAGGCCCGATGGCCAATGCTGAGGACGTTTGCCAGAGCAGCTCAGTCGGCGAAAGCCCTGCTGCGTCAACCACGGCGACCGAGCGATTCTGACCCCGTGAAGTCTGCGCGAAGCGGTTCACCAGGAGCGTTTTCCCAGACCCCCTCTCGCCCAACAGCAAAGCTGCTTGCCTGGTGCCGCTTGCTAAGAACCTCAGTCGAGCTTCAGCCTCAGCGAGTCCGGCGGTCTCGTGATGAAACGCCGGCTGGAGCCCGCTCGCGAAGGGCGGCCTTTCAAGTCCCCAGAAACTCCAATAGTTGGGAGAATGGATGGCCGATTCGACGGACATTGAAGACCTACAGAGAAAGGCTTAGGTTGAAGGGTAAATTCTATCGAGTCCCTCTACCAGCATCGTCGTTTCTGCCAGCGGAACTTTCGCTTGCTCCGTGCTAGCAGTCTCAAAAAAAGCGCTCTTTCCGGATCTATGCCAACACTACTTCGCCGCTGCTACTCCTCACGACCCGTCGTCGACCGGGCGGTGACCATCGAGGGGCAAGAGGCCCATCACTTGCTACACGTCTTGCGAGTGCAGACAGGTGACTCACTAACGGTTTTCGATGGGAGCGGTCAGGAATTCCAGTGCGAAGTTGCCGAATGCCGTCGTGCGGAGGTAGTCCTGGAGGTCCTTTCGCTTGATGAAGTGAACCGGGAGTTGCCTTTTCTGCTTGAACTCGGCGTGGCGATGCCCAAAGGGGACCGCTCTCGTTGGTTGGTCGAAAAGTGCGTTGAGCTAGGTGTCAGTCGGTTGGTGCCGCTATCCACCAAATTCTGGGACGTCAAAGCAAAGCGAGATTCGCACAAGAAACTGCATCGCTATGTGATTGAAGCGAGTAAGCAGTGCGGGCGGAATCAATTGATGGAGATCGAAAACCTCACCTCGTTCGAGGTTTGGATCCAAAGCTCTCAAGAAGAGAAAACGACCCAACTAATCGCGCACCCGGGCGGTGAACTCATCGAGAACGCAATTGTAGTACAGGGAGGTCCTATCCGGCTAACGATTGGCCCCGAGGGTGGTTTCTCCGAGGCAGAAATCGAGATTGCTCAGCGATCCGGCTGGCGAGTTGTTGACCTCGGGCCGCGGATTCTTCGTGTCGAGACAGCTGCGTTGAAACTCATCTCAGCGATTACTGGCTGACAGCCGGTTTTGGATTTGCTGCCGGCTTCACCTTTTCAGGAGCAGCGGCTTCCGCCTTTCGTTCACGGACGACTTTCCCGAACAAGTGGCCACCGTGGTCTCCTCCACTCCAGTAGCCAGCGTAGTGATCGCGAAAGATCATCACCCGGGCGTCAAACTGCCCCAGACCAATCACGGGAGCCTTGTCCACCGTAATCACGGGCGTATCGCCCGCCCAGAGAATTGGGAGCGTAAGCGGCACGGTGACGTCGTGCTCGCCGTATCGGATTCGTGCTTTGAACAGCCACTGATTGTTGCCCAAGTGTTTCACTGCGGCCAGTTCATAACGTTCAGGGGTCGGCAATCCGTCAGCTTTGCTGCTGTCGGTAAATCGCCCGACGAGTGCGGCACCGCTCAAGGTCTTTTCCAACTCTTCAAGCCGCGCACCTTGCGGGTCGACGATCTCTGCACACACTTTTTCAGAGCCATCCGCTGCGGTTGAAATGGTATCTTGCTTCTGATCTTGGGCGTCAGATGTGGGGTTGAGTACAACAAGAATCACTGCAGCGAGAAGATAACTCACTGCGGCAGAAAGTCGCTTAGTCAGCATGGTGTTCATTCACAAGATCTGGGCAAGATGAGTGCGAGACAGAACTGCTCGGCGTCAATGATTCATCTATTCTAACCCAAGCCAATAGGGGATACCAAGTTTTGGCCCCGAGGGACTAGGCAGCGGATCAGCGGCGTTGCGGCTGCGAGTAATAGCCGCCTACGTTCATGAACTGAGTGCTATGGCCCGTCGTGGGCACCCCATTCGTAGCTGCGGGAGCACCGGGAAGGTTGACTGCAGAGACTTGCGACTGGAGTCGCTGGATTTGGGCATTCTGCTTTTGCTGCTGGTGGCTCTGCTCAAGTTGTGGTCGCACGTAAGCATGATAGTTGGGAATCGCGTTGGGTGAGGCCAGCAGATCGAGCGACAAGTACGGGCTGAGATTTGACTGCGGAGTCACATTCTCGAAGGGCTTTCTAATGGTTCGTGTCGTTGGTCGCGTAACCGGTGGCTGACGGAAAGCCGGTCTGCGCGGCGTCTGCGGTGTTGCTACGGCACCACTGGTGCCGAAATACCTCTGCGCGGGATTACTGTGGCCCGTCGTTGAGCCGAAAGTCGCTTCACCAAAGGATCTGCCCCCGAAGGTCGCCCCTTGCTGCGCATGAGCAATAGTCGCCAGAAAGCAAACAGCGACAGTCAAGGCACCAGCAACAATACGCATTGGAAAGCTCCTTCTCGAAAGTGAACGCAGACCTACTGCCTGCACTTCTTGACCAATCGGCAAAGTCGACCTGCAAGCTAGAGTCGAATTCGCAGCGGCTGGTGCGTGCTAGCATGGATGCCTGCTGATGAGCATTCCGCAGGATGCTACTCGGTGCAAGCAAAGGCCGGCAATCAGTTCTCAGATTAGAGCTATCTTACGCAGCTTGGCGGGTGAGATACCCTAGTATGTCGCGAATCGAAATCACTCCGGTGAGCTTCTCCCCCTCCATGACCGGCAGGTGTCGGAAGCCGCCGAGGTTCATGTGATGCAGGGCGAAGGCGATTTTGTCTTCCGCTTGGAGCGTGACTGGGTTGGTGGTCATGACGGTGCTAATGGGGCGCTTGCCCTGCGTGCCAGCATCCGCACCGAGTTTCGTGAGGGCGTCGCGTTCGGTGAAAATTCCGGCGAGTTTGTCCCCTTCGGTGATCATCACGCAGCCAATGCGCTTCTCAAGCATGGTTGCCAGCACCTCGGCAATCGTTGCTTGTGGTGAAACCGCCAGCGGTGTGTTGGGCTCCAGCGAGGCGATGCGGTCCTTAACGAGCCCTTTTTCAACTTCGTTTAAGGGTTCAGCAATGCCGACGTCGGTCAGCGAGTGCTGACAGTCGTCACACAGGTCGGCACCTTCGGTATTTTCTTTTCCACAGAACGGGCAAGTGATCATGCGACGTCCCAGGTTTCGCCAGAGTTGAAGAGTTTATCGAGGTCGCCCTTGCCGTGTTGCTTCTGGGCTTCTTCGATTTGATCGTTGATCATGTCGTCGTATCGAGGTGCTTTCACAGAACGGAACACGCCGATCGGCTCTGGGAAGCCATCCTCGTAACGCATTCGGCTGAGTAGGTAAGCGAGGCTTGGCTCGGGGCTCTTCTCGTCGTGGAAGAGGAGATCGTCTTCCTTGATGCCTTTGCCGAGTTCAACCACTTCGGGATCGAGACCATTGAGCCGGATCCCTTTATCACGATCTTTTCCAAAGATCAGCGGCTTACCATGTTGCAGCTCCAGGGTCGTTTCCGTCTTGCTCTGACGATCCGTCGCATACTGCCAAGCACCGTCATTGAAGACGTTGCAGTTCTGGTAGACCTCAAGGAAAGCGGTGCCACGATGTTCGGCCGCTCGGCTAAGCATCGCGCCAAGGTGCTTGATATTCGTGTCGATAGAGCGGGCGACAAAGGTCGCTTCAGCACCGATGGCAATCGAAAGCGGATGTAGCGGGTTGTCGATCGCTCCCATCGGCGTGCTCTTTGTTTTCTTCCCCAAGGGTGAAGTCGGCGAGTACTGCCCTTTGGTGAGGCCATAGATGCGGTTGTTGAACAGAACAATGTTTAAGTCCATGTTCCGTCGGATGGCGTGCATGAGGTGGTTGCCGCCGATCGAAAGGCCATCGCCATCGCCTGTAATGACCCAGCATTGCAGATCGGGACGAACCGACTTTAAGCCCGTTGCGACGGCAGGGGCACGTCCGTGGATGGAGTGCATGCCGTAGGTGTTCATGTAGTAAGGGAACCGACTCGAGCAACCGATGCCGCTGATGAAGACGATTTTCTCTCGCGGCAAGCCGAGCGTCGGCATTACCTTCTTCATCTGAGCAAGGATCGAATAATCGCCGCAGCCGGGGCACCAACGGACATCTTGATCGCTGGCAAAGTCAGCCGGCTTGAGAACGGGAAGTGGTGTTTCGATGGACATGATAATTAGCTATTAGCTTTTAGCTGTTCGTAGATAGGGATAATTCGTCGTTGTCTCGTGACTGAAAACTGAACACTGACTAATGAAAACTTTTACACCATTTCGTTAATCTTCTCTGAAATCTCTGCAACACTGAATGGCTTTCCTTGCACCTTGTTCAAGCCTTTTGCGTCGATCAAGTAGCGGTCGCGGATGATGCTCCGTAGCTGCCCCATATTGAGCTCGGGGATCAGCACTTGCTTGAAGCCGCGGAGGATTCCTTCCAGATCTTTTGGGAACGGATTGATGTAGCGGAGGTGGCAGTGGCTGACCTTTTTGCCCGCCTTCTGCGCGTGACGGACTGCCGTAGTACAGCTACCGTAGGTGCCGCCCCAGCTTAGTACGAGGAGATCGCCCTCTTTTTCACCGAAGACTTTTTGCTCAGGAATATCATCGGCGACAAGATCGACTTTCTTCTGTCGCACGTCGGTCATGTGTTGGTGGTTAGCTGGGTCGTAGCTCACATTGCCGGTGCCGTCGGCTTTTTCCAAGCCGCCGAGGCGATGCTCCAGCCCTGGCGTGCCTGGAATTGCCCACGGTCGGGCCAAGAGATCATCACGGGTGTAGGGTTGGAACTGCTCGAAGTCGTCAGCCGCAGAGTCACGGGATTCAGGATGCTTGATTTCGATCTTAGGCAGGTCGGCCATCTTGGGAATTCGCCAAGGCTCAGAGCCGTTGGCGATATAGCCGTCGGTCAGGAAGAAGACCGGCATCATGTACTTCGAGGAGATTCGCCACGCTTCCTGGACTGCGTAGAAGCAATCGGCAGGACCGCTGGCGGCA encodes:
- a CDS encoding YebC/PmpR family DNA-binding transcriptional regulator, producing the protein MGRAFEVRKSSMAKTAAAKTKVYSKYGKQLYVAAKSGGPDPENNLTLRNLIDKAKRDQVPAHVIDKAIEKAKGVGGEDYSASRYEGFGPGGCSVIVDCLTDNANRTITDVRNCFTKAKCKIGAQGSVAHVFEHLAVFSFPGDDGDAVLEVLLNADVDVNDVECEEGKVTAFAPATEFDKARQALTDAMPEAEFEVAEITYVSLNTVDIPADEVPTFEKFMAMLEECEDVQDVYHNGVLPS
- a CDS encoding ATP-binding protein; this encodes MSVHILNSLAMRRSLSRRFVVALLIVVATTVGSFLAVHWQLHKSDHDGYLINISGRQRMLSQRIALLASRLDASGEGTEAQSTLIDLHSAIKRMSAAHERLRESATAAPELQSLFAGSDGIDESVLGYLDLARSLINKTAAEPSLVIEDLVETAADGNLLAKLDAYVEALEDLYDSKLSTFQIVLLVLALLSIAALLVMAFAIFKPTIELVTENQKRLEQSNTELMEFSYRISHDLRAPVVAATGVVEIARDSLDLGDHETTTGCLERVSDSLAKVAGTIEDIVSLIKNQMTDAEPEVFFVSKLLEQSMETVRNMDGFEEVDFEIYCPKDLAVRNKRVYLKQSLDNLISNALKYRDPDEKQSRVSIDAAKVGAEVKISIADNGLGIDEAFHDKLFGMFQRFHPRAAFGTGLGLYLVSKNAAAMDGDVSFKALEKGSQFDISFPSLGA
- a CDS encoding response regulator; the encoded protein is MKTVLVVDDDEVFHYLCERVFAKTRCDYELLSAFDGVEALEVLEKAETPPDVILLDINMPRMNGHEFLKEYSKFCPSEIPVVAMLTSSDQKEDRVNAMSYQFVKDYLLKPIREEDIERLKVAYDDLQAMRFEGEQCAI
- a CDS encoding AAA family ATPase → MSVESAIHSPNYWSFWGLERPPFASGLQPAFHHETAGLAEAEARLRFLASGTRQAALLLGERGSGKTLLVNRFAQTSRGQNRSVAVVDAAGLSPTELLWQTSSALAIGPGKHETQVALFRQLADFAFTHGTNPPTILIVDNADQAGPDLQTQLIRLMRLPAPANWLALVLVSETQAAGRLQASLLEAVDLQIDLENWTEEETIGYLQMALFEAGCDRPAFDQEALGALHALAEGIPRRVNRLAEQALIAGAAEQAEQVRVETIEAAFASLSFVAAN
- a CDS encoding 16S rRNA (uracil(1498)-N(3))-methyltransferase — its product is MPTLLRRCYSSRPVVDRAVTIEGQEAHHLLHVLRVQTGDSLTVFDGSGQEFQCEVAECRRAEVVLEVLSLDEVNRELPFLLELGVAMPKGDRSRWLVEKCVELGVSRLVPLSTKFWDVKAKRDSHKKLHRYVIEASKQCGRNQLMEIENLTSFEVWIQSSQEEKTTQLIAHPGGELIENAIVVQGGPIRLTIGPEGGFSEAEIEIAQRSGWRVVDLGPRILRVETAALKLISAITG
- a CDS encoding CBS domain-containing protein, with amino-acid sequence MITCPFCGKENTEGADLCDDCQHSLTDVGIAEPLNEVEKGLVKDRIASLEPNTPLAVSPQATIAEVLATMLEKRIGCVMITEGDKLAGIFTERDALTKLGADAGTQGKRPISTVMTTNPVTLQAEDKIAFALHHMNLGGFRHLPVMEGEKLTGVISIRDILGYLTRQAA
- a CDS encoding 2-oxoacid:ferredoxin oxidoreductase subunit beta, with product MSIETPLPVLKPADFASDQDVRWCPGCGDYSILAQMKKVMPTLGLPREKIVFISGIGCSSRFPYYMNTYGMHSIHGRAPAVATGLKSVRPDLQCWVITGDGDGLSIGGNHLMHAIRRNMDLNIVLFNNRIYGLTKGQYSPTSPLGKKTKSTPMGAIDNPLHPLSIAIGAEATFVARSIDTNIKHLGAMLSRAAEHRGTAFLEVYQNCNVFNDGAWQYATDRQSKTETTLELQHGKPLIFGKDRDKGIRLNGLDPEVVELGKGIKEDDLLFHDEKSPEPSLAYLLSRMRYEDGFPEPIGVFRSVKAPRYDDMINDQIEEAQKQHGKGDLDKLFNSGETWDVA